AAGTTGGTGCCCAGATTGCGCGATAGCTTCTCCTAACGATAAATTTTTCTCTAATTCATTTCCAATTAAAAAGAAAGTAGCTTTAGCGTTGTATTTATCTAGTAGCGGTAATATTTGTTTTACATTGTTAGTAGGGCCATCATCAAAAGTTAAAGCAATCACTTTTTCATTTGTTTCTACGCGTTGTGTTAAATCTCCAAATAATTGAAAGCTTCTTGCGTTCATCAATTTGTATGTTCCAAATAATGCCGTGATAATAAAGAATAGTGTAACGGTTGTAATGATAATTTTTTTCCTCATAATGTAACCTCACAATGATTTTTGATTCAATTAAAAAGTATTATATCAAATTAAGTAATTTCACGCTTTAAAAAGGATGTGGATGCAAGGGGAAGGGATTTATCATATAATAAAATGCAAAAGGTATATTAGGAGGTGTTTAAATGGCGATTACAATTCAATTGCCAGACACTGCAACGTCTCATGCAAAGCCAAGTATGGAAATGGCGATACTTTGCGTGAGGTAGACAAGTAATATACAATCGCCTAAATGAGCTCGTATCATTTTTTATATTTGGCTTTGCACCTTATTGAAATGAACCATAAAAAATAAGGGGCGAGCAGAAATGAAATACGTTAAAGCCGCGACGGTTTTACCAGAAAGTTTAATTACTGAAATTCAAAAGTATATACAAGGTGAAACAATTTATATTCCGAAACAAGAAACGAAACATTATAAATGGGGTACACGATCTGGCGGAAGAAAACAACTAGATGAAAGAAATAAAGCGATTAAAGAAGCGTTTAAAAGTGGGATTGCTATTCATCAACTTGCAGAAGAATATTTTCTTTCTGGGGAAACGATTAAAAAGATTGTATATTCTAAATGAGCATAAAAGAGTCTAGTTCAAATATTATTTTGAACTAGACTCTTTTTGCTTTGTATGTATTGGATATATAGGGTGTGAATGGGCATGATAATAGAAAAAATGAATCGCAATAGTATTGTATAGAAATGTGAATAGGAATAAAAACTTTATATTTCATATTACAGAAAGGTGAACATATATGAATCATCTTGGACAAATAACGATAGAACTTTTTGTTGGTTTTTTTGTTTTATTAATTGCTACTAAAATATTAGGGAAAACACAAATATCACAGCTAACCCCTTTTGATTTTATTTCTGCGATTGTAATCGGAGAACTAGTTGGAAACACTGTATATGATCCTGAGGTGAGAGTATGGTCTATTTTATACGCTGTTTTTGTATGGGTAATATTAATTTACGCAATAGAAGCAATAACACAAAAATTTAGAAGGACAAGAAAGTTCTTTGAAGGATACCCTTCTATTATCATTCGTAATGGGCATATTGATAGAGAACAATTAAAATCAAATCATTTGGATATTAATCAATTACAACAAATGTTAAGACAACAAAAAGATATATTTTCAATCCGAGAAGTTGAATATATGATATTGGAACCTAATGGAAACATAAGCGTTCTGAAAAAAAGTAAATACGAATCTCCTACTATAAATGATTTAAGTTTAAAACATAAGCCTGTATACTTACCAATTTCATTAATTAGTGATGGGAAAGTAGTTAAGGATAATTTGAGGGAAGCAGGATTTGATGAAGGGTGGCTTTATAAACAAATAAAGCAAAAAGGAATTACTAAATTTGAAGACGTATTATATGCGGAATGGAAAGCAGATGATGGCTTCTTTTGTCAGGAAATGCAGCGGTAGAGAATAAGTGATATATGTAATGTTTGTTTCTAAGTTATCTTTTACATATCAAAAAACGTAATCATTGTATACAATAAAACTAGATCAACAATTTGTATGGAGTGATAAAGATGGAAGCGTTTATTAGAAGTGATCAATATAATTTTATAAAATCACAAGCTTATATTTTAGCAAACGGGCATGCAACCGCAAATGATAGAGGTGTAATTCAAGCGTTAAAATCGCTTGCGATTGAAAAGATAATACATGTATTTGAGAATTTAACGGATGAACAGAAAGAGTTAATTGATACGGTATTAACAGTTCAAAATAGAGAAGATGCAGAATCATTTTTAATGAAAATAAATCCGTATGTAATTCCGTTTCAAGAAGTTACAGCACAAACATTAAAAAAATTGTTTCCTAAAGCGAAAAAGTTAAAACTTCCTGATATGGAAGAAATAGATATGAAAGAAATATCTTATTTAAGCTGGATTGATAAGGGATCAAGCAGGAAATTTATTATAGCGAAAAATGATAAAAATAAATTTGTTGGTCTGCAAGGAACGTTCCAAAGTTTAAATAAAAAAAGCATTTGTTCGTTATGTCATGGACATGAAGAAGTTGGGATGTTTTTAGTTGAAATTAAAGGCGATGTACCAGGAACTTTCGTAAAAAAAGGAAACTATATTTGCAAAGATGGTGTAGCTTGTAATCAGAACATGAAATCACTTGATAAATTACAGGATTTTATTGAGCGATTAAAGAAATAAAATGGAAGACCTCTAGTACTTAAACTGGAGGTTTTTATTTTTTGAAGAAGTAGATTAAAAATTTAACTGTACTATGATTATTAGAGGATAATTAGTTCAATAGATAAACGGAAATCAAAAACGAAACCTTATAACCGTATCTCCCAATCAGTTTTAGAACGATTATTTGAAAAACTGAATCACTTACGTCACAACTTCAATGAAACAAAAACCTATATGTTATTATTTTCCGTAACACTAATGTCATATTATAAGATAAGATTTTCGAACATTTAATAGGGAGGCGTTTCTATTGAAAATCAGTGAGCTGTCTAAAAAGACAGGTGCAAGTATCCGATCTATAAGGCATTATGAGAAAAAAAATCTAATTACCGCTGTACGCCTTGAAAATGGTTATCGCGAGTTCGATAAATCCGCCATCAAACGTATTCGAATTATTCAACTTTATTTAGGTTTGGGGCTGACAACGGGACAAATTGAGGAAATATTGAAATGCGAGGATAATGGTCCGGAAGACTATGAATTTTGTGAAGAAATGCTGGAAACTTATCAAGTGAAGCTGGATCAAATTAACAGACAAATCAGTGTATTGGACGTTGTAAAGCATCGGTTGGAAAAACAAATCATGCAAATGACGGATAAAAGAAGAATGAGAAATGGAAATTCTCTTAGTTGAAACAACGAAATAATTGAAGATCCCAGTCCGCGATTATGGCGGAATCCGGGATCTTTACAGAAGACTATGATGTTATGCAGACGGTTTCTTTAGCAGTTCGGTCAAGCGAGAGAATCCGTCGGTTCCGTAGCCCTCGTTGATGGCCTGCTGGGTTACGGCCATTGCAGCACTCAGAACGCTGACGTCGAGGCCGTGGTGCTGAGCAGCATGGATGATGTGCTCCATTCCTGCCGAGGCCGAGATGATATTGGACTTGTCACCAGGGTAGTGACCCGAGTCTACTTCATTTGCTAAATAAGCCATGATGTCGGGCAAGATGCCTATGATACCCTGGGCATAAACAGCGAACTCCTTTGCCGGAATATTCTCGGCAGTGGCAAGGGCGAGAGCGTGAGCGTAACCGCTCATGGATGTCCAAAAGAGATCGAGCAGGGCCACATCATATGCCTGCCCGGCCAGGGTCCGCCCAAGATAAGAAGTAGTGCCACCCAAGCTTGCCAAGGTCGGTTGGTGGGCCTTAAAGATGGATTCTGGTCCACTATACAGGACGGAAGCCGCAGGCGTCCCGATGGTTGGAGTAGGGGTCATAATCGCCCCATCGAGGTAATCGACTCCGTGTTGGGCAGCCCATGTGGCCATTTCACGGGCACGTTTGGGCGAGTCGGCAGTGAGGTTCACCAGTGTCCGTCCCTTCAGGGCATCTCCCGCAGGGGCAAGGACTTCACGGACGATATTGTAGTCCAGAACACAAATGATCACCAGGGGACTTGCAGAGACCGCGGCGATAACTGAATTCGAAAGAATCGCCCCTGAGAAACAAGATAATCGGCTTTTTCGGCAGTTCGGTTCCATAATGTCGTAGGGTGGCCGTTCATCAGGAATGTACCAGCCAGCGCCTGGCCCATCGGACCCAAGCCAATAACTGTAACAGGTGAACGGTTCGGGTTCTCCATCATAGATACATCTGTATTTGATACTTGACTGATATTTTGTTCTTTCTCACTTTGGTCATTTTTCTTCAATGAAAATGCCTCCTTTCAGATGTTCAAACTTAATTCTAAAGTATGACACCAGTGTCACAGTCAACAAAAATATTTTGGTTATAATATTTCAACAAACCAGTTATAAGTAATCTATTATTCCATTAAAGGGCGAGATTGCGGAAAAAGTAGTGAAAAGTGATACATATTATCGATGACTAATATGTATCACTCTTTATTATTTATGACTTTTTACGATTTAGGTCTTGATAATGAAATAAAGTTTGATAAAAGATATACTTTGAAATAGTTGCTTATTTTGAAGGAGGTAAATATGAATTACATTTCACCGGAAGAAGAAATGTTAAAAGCGAAACTGGTCTAAAGATACGATAGCAGCGGGTTGTGGTCATACCGTTGCTCTTAAATTAGATTGGTAGTGGGTAAATAATAAACTTGGTCAATGTGATGTAAGCAGCTGGAAAGATATTATGGCAATAGCAGCTGGTACGAATCATACAATCGGACTTAAATCAGACGGTACCGTGGTGGCAGTCGGGTGGAATGAGTATGGTCAATGTAATGTAAGCGATTGGCGTAATATTGTAGCGATAGCGGCTGGTTGTGCGCATACGGTCGGTCTAAAATTAGATGGCACCGTGGTAGCAGTAGGTGATAATACATACGGTCAATGCGATGTAGGTAGTTGGCGCAACATCCGATTGCCTGGCAAATAGTTAATGTACAACAAATCATTAGTAATATTATTCTATTTTAGGAGTAATTATGGAATAGAACATGTACATAAGAATCCCTTTTCAAAAGGGGGGGGATTCTTTTCTGTAAAATGAAGGTCTAAATGGGATTTTCAAATAAATTTTATTTCAAAGCTACAGCAAAAGAGATAAATAAGACATAGGAGAGCTGAAGAAATACTTAAAAAGTTTTTGCTTTCTTTACCGGATGTTTTACTTGTATGCATTGTTATCTACATAACATACACAACTACTCTTAGTTTTGTACAGATGTTAATAATTTCAATTGCAATCGGAATCATTTGTGGTCTTGTTATAAGGATTGGTAAGGATGTATTTATGTATATAAGGTGGACAATGAAACAGAGGAAATCTTGAATACGTTGTATTGCTATTAGGAGGAGATGAAATGACTAAGAAAAAGAGTAGAGTGAAAAATGAAGTAGCGCTTTGGGCATTAACAGCGGTTGTTCTCATCATTGTATGGTACTTTTATCAAAAATAAAAACGCATCGTACTAAAAAAGCACGATGCGTTTTTATTATTTTTTTTGCCAATTTTCTTTTATAAAGTCTTCACGGCCAGATTCTTTTTGCTCAGTAGCATATTTCTCTGGGTTCTTTTTATAGAAATGTTGATGGTATTCTTCAGCCTCATAAAAAGGTGCAGACGGGCGAATTGCAGTTACGATTGGATCTTTAAACATACCGCTTTCTGCAAGAGATTGTTTTGATTTTTCAGCAAGCTCTTTTTGTGTTTCAGTATGATAAAAAATAGCAGTGCGATAAGATGGACCACGGTCAAAGAATTGTCCGCCATCATCAGTTGGATCGATTTGTGGCCAATATAAGTCTAGTAATTTCTGATAAGGAAAAATAGAAGGATCGAATGTAATTTGAACAACTTCTAAATGTCCAGATGTTCCAGCTTTTACTTGTTCATATGTTGGATTTTCTACATGACCTCCTGCATAGCCAGAAAGTACTTTATGAATACCAGGAAGTTCATCAAATGGTTTTACCATGCACCAAAAGCAACCGCCTGCGAAGGTTGCGAGTTCGTATGTTTTTTCGGACATTGCTGTAATCCTCCTAAATGTATATGTTTTATATAGTATTATATAAATTGTTTTATTGCGCAATAAAAAAGATTTGAAAATATATGTTTTTTATAAACAAGATCCTCCGCTCACATCAATTAATTGTCCAGTAACCCAGCGGCTGTCTGGAGAAGCAAGAAATGCAGCAGTATCGGCAATGTCTTCTACTTCACCTAAGCGATTGAAAGCGGAAATAGTAGTAGCGTACTGCTTCATCATTGGGTCGCTCAAGAGTTCTGCATTCATATCTGTTTTAATAAATCCTGGAAGTATTGCATTCACCGTTATTCCTCGTGCTCCAAGCTGTTTTGCTAGTGTAAAAGTCAGTGTATTAATAGCGCCTTTCGTCATACTATATGCAACAAAATCAGGTAAAGAAATGCGGGTGGCAGCGGATGAAATATTAATAATTCGGCTATTGTCACGTAAACGTGGTAGTGCTAGTTGAATGATAAAGAATGGAGCTTTTGCATTTACTGAAACCATTCTATCAAAAAATTGTTCAGTCGTTTCTTCAATAAAAGCACCAGGACCAATGCCAGCATTGTTTATTAAAATATCAAATTGTGTTTCACCAGTGCACTTTTGTAATTCAGTATCTAAAGCGTTATAAAGGTTTTCTACACCGTGTAAGGATTCTAGATTTGCGCCGATAGAAAAAGCTTGGCCACCATCTGATCGAATTTCATGAACAGTTTCTTCAGCGTCATCTTTTCGATTACCGTAATGAACAGCAACCAATGCACCGTCATTTGCTAAACGTTTAGCGATCGCTCGTCCAATTCCTCGGCTTGCTCCTGTAACTAACGCTACTTTCCCTTTTAACATAGTTTCCTCATCTCCTCATAAACTTTATAAGTTTTTCTTTATGTAGTAATGCAAACATACTTAAGTAATATATGAGTGTATGTAAGTAATGCATTCCAATTTTGATTTGAGAAAAAATAAATAGAATGAATTTTGATTTTTTCGAAAAAACATGTTGACAACGAAAAGAACAACGTCCTATAATACGTGTAACAAATAAAAGTTAATTAAGAATTTTCTAACTTTATATGTTGTATATGCAAAGAAGAGGAAAGTAGATGATTATGATCGTTTCAGAGAGCTACTCCAAGGCTGTGAGGGTAGTAACAATCTAATCATTGAAGATCACCTCGGAGCATCGCTTGCGAAAGGGAAACTGAGTAGAGGGCGGCGGCATCGTCTCCGGTAAAAGGACGGAGGTCTGATTGGACCTACAAAGCTTATATTTCGTGAGAAGTATAAGGAAGCTGAGTGGTAACGCGAAACTCTCGCCTCAGCAATCAAAGCTACTAAATTGTAGTAGTTGATTGCTGAGGCGAGAGTTTTTATTTTTTAAAATAGAAGAAGAGAATGCGTAGAAGAGGAGAGTAAATGATAAAGATTGTTTCAGAGAGCTGCCCCGAGGCTGTGAGGGTGGTAACGATTCACTCATTGAAAATCACCTTGGAGCACTACTTTTGAAAACTAGTAAAAAGTAGCGGGGTTGTTCCCGATAGAAAAACAAAAGTCTAATTGGACTTGCAGAGCTTATATTTCGTGAGAAGTATAAGGAAGCTGAGTGGTACCACGATTCCCTCGTCTCAGCAATGGATCGCTACAAGTATGTATGTAATCGATTGTTGAGACGAGTATATTTTTAAGGTTTATATACTGAATATTCTGTTAAAAATACTCATCTCAGCAATCGATGTATAAATAGGTTGCAAAAATAGAGAAAAAAGAGGAGCGATGTGAGATGGGAAACCAGTACATTTACATGAATGGGGAATTTGTAGAAAAAGAAAAGGCAGTTGTTTCAGTTTATGATCACGGTTTTTTATACGGAGACGGTGTATTTGAAGGGATTCGTAGTTACGGAGGAAATGTATTTTGTTTAAAAGAACATGTGAAACGATTATATGAATCAGCGAAATCTATTTTACTAACAATTCCAATGACGGTAGAAGAAATGGAAGAAGCGGTTTTACATACACTCCAAAAAAATGAATATGCTGATGCTTACATTCGCTTAATTGTCTCAAGAGGAAAAGGTGACTTAGGGCTCGATCCGAGAAGTTGTGTGAAGCCGAGCGTAATTATTATTGCAGAACAATTAAATTTATTCCCACAAGAATTTTATGATAATGGGTTAAGTGTTGTATCTGTTGCATCAAGACGTAATACGCCAGACGCGTTAGATCCACGTATTAAGTCAATGAATTATTTAAATAACGTACTTGTAAAAATTGAAGCGGCACAAGCAGGAGTGTTAGAGGCTCTTATGTTAAATCAACAAGGATATGTTTGTGAAGGTTCTGGCGATAATGTTTTCGTTGTGAAAGATGGAAAAGTATTAACCCCGCCATCCTATTTAGGAGCATTAGAAGGTATTACGAGAAATAGTGTTATCGAGCTATGTGAACGACTGAGTATTCCGTGTGAGGAAAGACCATTCACTCGCCATGATGTATATGTAGCGGATGAAGTATTTTTAACAGGAACAGCAGCGGAGTTAATTCCAGTTGTAAAAGTTGATTCGAGAGAAATTGGAGATGGGAAACCAGGAAATGTAACGAAACAATTGACTGAAGAATTTAAAAAATTAACGAGAGAAAGAGGAGTACGTGTTCCCGGGCTGACGGAAAGCTTAGCATAAATAAGGAGAGGAGTTAATTGAAATGAAGCAGCAGTATACAGCGTATGAGAAGTTACAGTATGAAGAAATGACAGGCGCTGGGCACGTGATTCAATGTTTAAAGAAATTAGGTGTAACGACCATTTTCGGCTATCCAGGCGGAGCGATTTTACCAGTATACGATGCGTTATACGAAAGTGGTTTGAAACATGTTTTAACTCGTCATGAACAAGCTGCCATTCATGCGGCTGAAGGATATGCGAGAGCTTCTGGAAAAGTCGGGGTAGTCTTTGCTACCTCTGGTCCAGGGGCGACAAATTTAGTTACGGGCTTAGCAGACGCTTATATGGATTCGATTCCTTTAGTTGTCATTACCGGCCAAGTTGCAACGCCTTTAATTGGTAAAGATGGATTTCAAGAAGCGGATGTTGTCGGAATTACAGTACCTGTTACGAAGCATAATTACCAAGTTCGTGATGTAAATCATGTATCACAAGTTATGCAAGAAGCTTTTTACATCGCCAAAAGCGGACGACCGGGACCAGTATTAATCGATATTCC
This genomic interval from Bacillus thuringiensis contains the following:
- the ilvE gene encoding branched-chain-amino-acid transaminase is translated as MGNQYIYMNGEFVEKEKAVVSVYDHGFLYGDGVFEGIRSYGGNVFCLKEHVKRLYESAKSILLTIPMTVEEMEEAVLHTLQKNEYADAYIRLIVSRGKGDLGLDPRSCVKPSVIIIAEQLNLFPQEFYDNGLSVVSVASRRNTPDALDPRIKSMNYLNNVLVKIEAAQAGVLEALMLNQQGYVCEGSGDNVFVVKDGKVLTPPSYLGALEGITRNSVIELCERLSIPCEERPFTRHDVYVADEVFLTGTAAELIPVVKVDSREIGDGKPGNVTKQLTEEFKKLTRERGVRVPGLTESLA
- the msrA gene encoding peptide-methionine (S)-S-oxide reductase MsrA, with the translated sequence MSEKTYELATFAGGCFWCMVKPFDELPGIHKVLSGYAGGHVENPTYEQVKAGTSGHLEVVQITFDPSIFPYQKLLDLYWPQIDPTDDGGQFFDRGPSYRTAIFYHTETQKELAEKSKQSLAESGMFKDPIVTAIRPSAPFYEAEEYHQHFYKKNPEKYATEQKESGREDFIKENWQKK
- a CDS encoding SDR family oxidoreductase; this encodes MLKGKVALVTGASRGIGRAIAKRLANDGALVAVHYGNRKDDAEETVHEIRSDGGQAFSIGANLESLHGVENLYNALDTELQKCTGETQFDILINNAGIGPGAFIEETTEQFFDRMVSVNAKAPFFIIQLALPRLRDNSRIINISSAATRISLPDFVAYSMTKGAINTLTFTLAKQLGARGITVNAILPGFIKTDMNAELLSDPMMKQYATTISAFNRLGEVEDIADTAAFLASPDSRWVTGQLIDVSGGSCL
- a CDS encoding DUF421 domain-containing protein, with translation MNHLGQITIELFVGFFVLLIATKILGKTQISQLTPFDFISAIVIGELVGNTVYDPEVRVWSILYAVFVWVILIYAIEAITQKFRRTRKFFEGYPSIIIRNGHIDREQLKSNHLDINQLQQMLRQQKDIFSIREVEYMILEPNGNISVLKKSKYESPTINDLSLKHKPVYLPISLISDGKVVKDNLREAGFDEGWLYKQIKQKGITKFEDVLYAEWKADDGFFCQEMQR
- a CDS encoding CD3324 family protein, with product MKYVKAATVLPESLITEIQKYIQGETIYIPKQETKHYKWGTRSGGRKQLDERNKAIKEAFKSGIAIHQLAEEYFLSGETIKKIVYSK
- a CDS encoding FusB/FusC family EF-G-binding protein; translation: MEAFIRSDQYNFIKSQAYILANGHATANDRGVIQALKSLAIEKIIHVFENLTDEQKELIDTVLTVQNREDAESFLMKINPYVIPFQEVTAQTLKKLFPKAKKLKLPDMEEIDMKEISYLSWIDKGSSRKFIIAKNDKNKFVGLQGTFQSLNKKSICSLCHGHEEVGMFLVEIKGDVPGTFVKKGNYICKDGVACNQNMKSLDKLQDFIERLKK
- a CDS encoding MerR family transcriptional regulator, with amino-acid sequence MKISELSKKTGASIRSIRHYEKKNLITAVRLENGYREFDKSAIKRIRIIQLYLGLGLTTGQIEEILKCEDNGPEDYEFCEEMLETYQVKLDQINRQISVLDVVKHRLEKQIMQMTDKRRMRNGNSLS